One genomic segment of Balaenoptera musculus isolate JJ_BM4_2016_0621 chromosome 11, mBalMus1.pri.v3, whole genome shotgun sequence includes these proteins:
- the LOC118903542 gene encoding LOW QUALITY PROTEIN: olfactory receptor 14J1 (The sequence of the model RefSeq protein was modified relative to this genomic sequence to represent the inferred CDS: inserted 1 base in 1 codon; substituted 1 base at 1 genomic stop codon) → MVMANVTTMSGFFLMGFSNNRELQILHALLFLLMYLLALAGNLIIITITTLDQHLQSPAYYFWKHLSLLDLSFISVTVPQSIDNXLMGNVYSAXSQCILQVFFFTSLAWAEVAILTVMSYDRSTAICLPLHCEVIMDPRACKWAVIDAWLSGAISGILYTAATFSITFCRAKILHQFFCDIPQLLKLSCSNDYLGVIGVAAFMTVPALICFISVVLSYMHIFSTVPSIPSAEGRSKAFSTCLPHLFVRSIFLSAGIFEFLKPTSDSPTAFHIMISIFYAVVPPTLNPIVRSLRNEAMKGALRKLLLGGEFTRKKTLLSCFW, encoded by the exons ATGGTTATGGCAAATGTAACCACAATGAGCGGATTCTTCCTCATGGGGTTCTCCAACAACCGTGAGCTGCAAATCTTACATGCATTGCTTTTCTTGCTGATGTACTTATTAGCCTTAGCAGGTAACCTCATAATTATCACCATCACAACCCTGGACCAACATCTCCAATCCCCAGCGTATTACTTCTGGAAACACCTTTCCCTCCTGgacctctctttcatttctgtcacAGTCCCCCAGTCCATTGACAATTAACTTATGGGCAATGTCTATAGTG ACAGTCAGTGCATACTTCAGGTTTTCTTCTTCACATCTTTGGCCTGGGCTGAGGTGGCCATTCTCACAGTGATGTCTTATGACCGCTCTACAGCCATTTGCCTCCCATTGCACTGCGAGGTCATCATGGATCCCAGAGCCTGTAAGTGGGCTGTGATAGATGCATGGCTGAGTGGAGCCATCTCTGGAATCTTGTACACGGCTGCCACATTCTCCATCACATTCTGTAGGGCCAAAATACTCCACCAGTTCTTCTGTGATATCCCCCAGTTGCTGAAGCTCTCCTGTTCCAATGATTACCTTGGAGTGATTGGAGTGGCTGCCTTCATGACTGTGCCGGCATTAATCTGCTTCATCTCCGTTGTTCTCTCCTACATGCACATCTTTTCCACAGTTCCAAGTATACCTTCTGCTGAGGGCCGATCCAAGGCCTTCTCTACCTGCCTGCCCCACCTCTTTGTTAGGTCAATTTTTCTCTCCGCGGGCATTTTTGAGTTTCTAAAACCGACTTCAGATTCTCCAACTGCTTTTCACATTATGATATCTATCTTTTATGCAGTAGTGCCCCCAACACTGAACCCTATTGTACGCAGCTTAAGGAATGAGGCCATGAAGGGAGCTTTAAGAAAGTTACTGTTGGGTGGTGAATTCACCAGGAAAAAGACACTTTTGTCCTGTTTTTGGTGA